In Lacrimispora indolis DSM 755, a genomic segment contains:
- a CDS encoding bifunctional folylpolyglutamate synthase/dihydrofolate synthase, producing MKIDETAEEYLGRIPMWTRKKNSLEDIRKFLCEMGEPDEGMKIFHVAGTNGKGSVCAFLQSVLRQAGYKVGTFTSPHLVEIRERFCINGEMAAEKFFEESYRAVRIVSQNMMEKGYCHPSYFEFLFYMAMDMFRKLEVDIVILETGLGGRLDTTNVIRHPLVSVITSISLDHTEYLGDTIEKIAWEKAGIIKKGIPVVFDGNDNRASQVIRTRAEELGSPFQEADMQGYEITGCKDKGYEVRFFRAGGDFIEVTVPTVAEYQVMNAFLSFKALEAAGLEKADGLPITQLQIKEGIARMYWPGRMEEVLPGVFLDGAHNPGGIQAFAKAAAGLCQGRKKRADLLFSSVSDKDHGKMIREIAEALPLDQAAVAHINSERGLETGVLLKEFQDACGCGVEGFQTVEEAVLYMLHKKDEGHLLFCVGSLYLMGEIKAVLRRNGYD from the coding sequence ATGAAGATTGACGAAACGGCAGAAGAATATCTGGGTCGGATTCCCATGTGGACCAGAAAGAAAAACTCTCTGGAAGATATCCGGAAATTCCTTTGTGAAATGGGGGAACCGGATGAAGGGATGAAAATTTTTCATGTGGCAGGTACCAATGGAAAAGGGTCGGTATGTGCATTTTTACAGTCTGTTTTAAGACAAGCAGGCTATAAGGTAGGTACCTTTACCTCTCCTCATCTGGTGGAAATCAGAGAGCGTTTCTGCATAAACGGAGAAATGGCTGCAGAAAAGTTTTTTGAAGAAAGTTACCGGGCGGTCAGAATCGTTTCCCAGAATATGATGGAAAAGGGCTATTGCCATCCGTCTTACTTTGAGTTTCTGTTTTATATGGCAATGGACATGTTCCGTAAGTTGGAAGTGGATATTGTAATTCTGGAAACCGGCCTTGGAGGAAGGCTTGATACCACCAATGTCATAAGGCATCCCCTGGTGTCGGTGATCACCTCCATCAGTCTGGATCATACGGAATATTTAGGAGATACCATTGAAAAGATCGCATGGGAAAAGGCCGGGATCATAAAAAAAGGGATTCCTGTAGTCTTTGACGGAAACGACAATCGTGCTTCCCAGGTTATCCGCACCAGGGCAGAGGAGCTTGGTTCTCCTTTCCAAGAGGCGGACATGCAGGGGTATGAGATAACCGGATGCAAAGATAAGGGCTATGAAGTGAGATTTTTTAGAGCCGGGGGAGATTTTATTGAGGTTACCGTTCCGACTGTGGCGGAATATCAGGTGATGAATGCTTTTCTTTCCTTTAAAGCCCTTGAGGCAGCGGGGCTTGAGAAGGCCGATGGCCTTCCTATAACCCAGTTGCAGATAAAAGAGGGGATCGCCCGAATGTACTGGCCGGGAAGGATGGAAGAGGTGCTGCCGGGAGTATTCCTTGACGGAGCACATAATCCGGGCGGTATTCAGGCTTTTGCCAAGGCTGCGGCCGGTTTATGCCAAGGGAGAAAGAAACGGGCTGATCTTTTGTTTTCGTCAGTATCCGATAAGGATCATGGTAAAATGATAAGGGAAATTGCGGAGGCGCTGCCTCTTGACCAGGCGGCAGTGGCTCATATTAATTCCGAGAGAGGACTGGAAACAGGGGTCCTGCTGAAAGAGTTTCAAGATGCCTGCGGCTGCGGTGTGGAAGGATTTCAGACAGTAGAAGAGGCTGTTTTATACATGCTTCATAAAAAGGATGAAGGGCATCTGCTGTTTTGTGTGGGTTCTCTTTACCTTATGGGGGAGATAAAAGCAGTTTTAAGGAGGAACGGATATGATTGA
- a CDS encoding RidA family protein encodes MKKVLATEKAPAAIGPYSQGVRGGDYVFISGQLPIDPATGEFAGDDIVSQTRQSLTNIKSILESEGLSMDNVVKTTVLLKNISEFGAMNEVYASFFAGECPARAAYEVAALPKNALVEIEAIAYCGK; translated from the coding sequence ATGAAAAAAGTATTAGCAACAGAAAAAGCGCCGGCAGCAATCGGCCCATATTCTCAGGGCGTTCGTGGAGGCGATTACGTATTTATATCAGGACAGCTTCCTATTGACCCTGCTACCGGCGAGTTTGCAGGTGATGATATCGTATCCCAGACAAGACAGTCGTTGACAAACATCAAGTCCATTCTGGAAAGCGAAGGCTTATCCATGGATAATGTGGTTAAGACAACCGTTTTATTAAAGAATATCAGTGAGTTTGGTGCGATGAACGAAGTTTATGCATCTTTCTTTGCAGGAGAGTGTCCGGCAAGAGCTGCATATGAAGTGGCAGCACTTCCAAAGAACGCTCTTGTTGAAATCGAAGCAATCGCTTACTGCGGCAAGTAA
- a CDS encoding DUF1836 domain-containing protein yields MKTNDERMQDILKYLESLDHIRPETIPNIDLYMDQVTTFMDEHLKDTKRHPEDKVLTKTMINNYAKNNLLPAPNKKKYSREHIFLLIFIYYFKNLLSFHDIEQLFRPITEKHFNSPEGIPLEDIYREIFSQVEGGIDRIKEDIIQKHQHAGKTFEDKGLPEDDLEYLRLFSWICELSFDVYLKKQIIEQIIDDLRETEPVNMKKKK; encoded by the coding sequence ATGAAAACCAACGACGAAAGAATGCAGGACATCCTAAAGTATCTGGAATCCTTAGATCATATCAGACCGGAAACCATTCCTAATATTGATCTGTACATGGATCAGGTCACCACTTTTATGGATGAGCATTTAAAGGATACCAAACGCCATCCGGAAGACAAGGTTCTGACAAAAACCATGATCAATAATTATGCAAAGAACAATCTCCTTCCGGCTCCTAATAAAAAGAAATACTCCAGAGAACACATTTTTCTTCTAATATTTATATATTATTTTAAAAATCTGCTTTCCTTCCATGATATTGAACAGCTCTTCCGGCCTATTACGGAAAAACATTTCAATTCTCCGGAAGGGATTCCTTTAGAGGACATCTACAGGGAGATCTTCTCTCAGGTAGAAGGGGGCATAGACCGCATCAAAGAAGACATTATCCAAAAACATCAGCATGCCGGCAAAACCTTTGAAGACAAAGGGCTTCCGGAAGATGATCTGGAATATCTCCGCCTTTTTTCCTGGATCTGTGAGCTTTCCTTTGATGTGTATTTAAAAAAGCAGATCATTGAACAGATCATTGATGATTTAAGGGAAACCGAGCCTGTTAACATGAAAAAGAAAAAATAA
- a CDS encoding YerC/YecD family TrpR-related protein, with the protein MNKKIKTDAVDHLFEAILTLRSSEECYTFFEDVCTVNELLSLSQRYEVAKMLREGRTYLEIAEKTGASTATISRVNRSLNYGNDGYDMVFKRLEEEKREG; encoded by the coding sequence ATGAATAAAAAAATTAAGACAGATGCGGTAGATCATCTGTTTGAGGCCATTTTGACCTTAAGATCATCGGAAGAGTGCTATACTTTTTTTGAGGACGTATGTACCGTCAATGAGCTGCTAAGCTTATCCCAGAGGTACGAGGTGGCGAAAATGCTGCGGGAGGGCCGTACTTATCTGGAAATCGCGGAAAAGACGGGGGCATCCACTGCAACCATCAGCCGTGTAAACCGCTCCTTAAATTACGGGAACGATGGGTATGATATGGTGTTTAAGCGTTTGGAAGAAGAGAAGAGAGAAGGTTGA
- a CDS encoding Cof-type HAD-IIB family hydrolase, protein MDYRMIVLDLDGTLTNRNKEITPKTKEALFELKRQGGIIVLASGRPTYGVMPLAKELELHESGGYILSFNGGRIIDCKTGETVFAKELPVSSNSRIIRMAKDHGVNILTYENDLIVTPNAGDEYVEKESAINKLEVKEVGDMEAYVQFPVVKFLMLEEGDYLAMVEPRVKAALGRDYSVYRSEPYFLEILPKGIDKAASLERLLSRLGMSREEMIACGDGYNDLSMIRYAGLGVAMENAVLPVKTAADYITCSNNHDGIACVVEKFMLS, encoded by the coding sequence ATGGACTATCGGATGATCGTGCTGGATTTGGATGGGACGCTGACGAACCGGAATAAGGAGATCACGCCCAAAACCAAGGAAGCGCTTTTTGAATTAAAACGACAGGGCGGAATTATTGTACTGGCTTCTGGAAGGCCTACTTACGGGGTGATGCCTCTTGCGAAGGAACTGGAGCTTCATGAGTCAGGAGGTTATATTCTGTCCTTTAACGGAGGGCGCATCATTGACTGCAAAACCGGGGAAACTGTTTTTGCAAAGGAATTGCCTGTGTCTTCCAATTCCAGAATTATCCGCATGGCAAAGGATCATGGAGTGAACATTCTGACCTATGAGAATGATCTCATTGTCACTCCCAATGCCGGAGATGAATATGTGGAAAAGGAATCAGCCATTAACAAGCTGGAAGTAAAAGAAGTCGGTGATATGGAGGCTTATGTACAGTTTCCGGTTGTGAAGTTCCTGATGCTGGAAGAGGGCGATTACCTTGCCATGGTGGAACCCAGGGTAAAAGCAGCTTTAGGGCGGGATTACAGCGTTTACCGCTCAGAGCCTTATTTTTTGGAGATTCTTCCCAAGGGAATAGACAAGGCGGCAAGTCTGGAGCGCCTGCTTTCAAGGCTTGGCATGAGCCGGGAAGAGATGATTGCCTGCGGGGATGGCTATAATGATCTGTCCATGATCCGGTATGCAGGGCTTGGAGTTGCTATGGAAAATGCAGTTCTTCCTGTAAAGACGGCAGCCGATTATATAACCTGCTCCAATAATCATGACGGAATAGCCTGCGTTGTAGAAAAATTTATGCTTTCCTGA